One window of the Crassaminicella thermophila genome contains the following:
- the rpmG gene encoding 50S ribosomal protein L33 produces MRVKVTLACTECKQRNYHTMKNKKNNPDRLELKKYCKFCKSHTTHKETK; encoded by the coding sequence ATGAGAGTGAAAGTGACTCTAGCATGTACAGAATGCAAACAAAGAAATTATCATACTATGAAAAACAAAAAAAATAATCCAGACAGATTAGAATTAAAAAAATACTGCAAATTCTGTAAGTCTCACACAACTCATAAGGAAACAAAATAA